In the genome of Raphanus sativus cultivar WK10039 chromosome 4, ASM80110v3, whole genome shotgun sequence, one region contains:
- the LOC108853546 gene encoding LOW QUALITY PROTEIN: uncharacterized protein LOC108853546 (The sequence of the model RefSeq protein was modified relative to this genomic sequence to represent the inferred CDS: inserted 1 base in 1 codon) — MTRHRINGGSAAIFTLLFLIHTTATSTTLPIPGLDTFLTNQFRLDPKATNDSFGSLSSSLKRSLSSSSSSLHFSSLSQPLLSLSVPVSLHVRFVGDSFPPSSPSTLSSFITSAVTTDAFHVISPPDSSSADHNLAVSHSLNLDASLXPTSLSSRLDAALKSLISSTTSSLRSNLLSLPHSPIDEIVRQEYEKEKHGDGGVYIYLLSLGPQSKPYAYTYSHGDSSAGFTKCLGSIWTGKERYLWIDLSAGPVDYGPALSGDGVLPRGEFHPLAAFHGRPKSEKALLADLASLVYNAYQVLLVPSLRIPVYFEESLVVQLIHVYGLEHKDPVGLDWEVVKGTFLEEAGLLLGEQKLSFKSFSVSYRECPICSFAVSRGMNSYTSRFLFDNYTLIVSEYLDSKHMHRTLTESGDELRRVAGIHEEEEFARVLPVYVFDLDVNTPLLLDRYHQSVAFKDMVIAVRTRGTQSVSDYTCNGRHVFVHTRDLERPLVGSILQSMWGVSSTHLTWSPRHNSTLVDYTWSVGQTPFGPFSDISSLSFVQKDAAKRNVILTSLNTTISSAIDVIDSTVAYGGESVLVKQNRHSEFMQRWNLLKYKMEKSVSALSHNDFEMALFYLRSASHDLYSMHSVVYLASQEVEASLNCFKDPPFPWGAVSVSGVGLVALSYVYAKRDRLFKSKRKQF; from the exons TCAAACGctccctctcctcctcctcatcctctctccacttctcctctctctcccaACCCCTCCTCTCCCTCTCCGTCCCCGTCTCCCTCCACGTCCGCTTCGTCGGCGACTCCTTCCCTCCCTCCTCCCCCTCCACTCTCTCCTCCTTCATCACATCCGCCGTCACCACCGACGCCTTCCACGTCATCTCCCCTCCCGACTCCTCCTCCGCTGACCACAACCTCGCCGTCTCCCACTCTCTCAACCTCGACGCCTCCC TCCCGACCTCCCTCTCCTCCCGCCTCGACGCCGCCTTGAAATCCCTAATCTCCTCAACAACCTCCTCCCTCCGATCCAACCTCCTCTCCCTCCCTCACTCCCCAATCGACGAGATCGTGAGACAAGAGTACGAGAAGGAGAAGCACGGAGACGGAGGAGTCTACATCTACCTCCTATCCCTCGGTCCTCAGTCCAAGCCCTACGCCTACACCTACTCCCACGGAGACTCCTCCGCGGGGTTCACCAAGTGCCTCGGAAGCATCTGGACCGGGAAAGAGCGTTACCTCTGGATCGATCTCTCCGCGGGACCCGTCGATTACGGTCCCGCGTTATCCGGAGACGGCGTGCTTCCACGTGGCGAGTTTCACCCTCTCGCGGCTTTCCACGGCCGTCCCAAGTCCGAGAAGGCTCTCCTCGCGGATTTGGCTTCTCTTGTGTACAACGCCTATCAGGTACTGCTCGTTCCTTCTCTGAGGATCCCTGTCTACTTCGAGGAGTCTTTGGTTGTTCAGTTGATTCATGTTTACGGGTTGGAGCATAAGGACCCGGTTGGGTTGGATTGGGAAGTTGTGAAAGGAACTTTCTTGGAGGAAGCTGGGTTGTTGTTGGGAGAACAGAAGCTGAGTTTCAAGAGTTTTAGCGTGAGTTACAGAGAGTGTCCGATTTGTTCGTTCGCTGTCTCTCGAGGGATGAACTCGTACACGTCTAGGTTTCTGTTTGATAACTACACGTTGATTGTGAGTGAGTATTTGGATTCGAAGCATATGCATCGGACGTTGACTGAGTCGGGAGATGAGCTTAGAAGAGTCGCTGGGATACATGAGGAGGAGGAGTTCGCTAGGGTGTTACCTGTTTACGTGTTTGATTTGGATGTGAACACGCCGTTGTTGTTGGATAGGTATCATCAGTCCGTTGCGTTTAAAGACATGGTGATTGCTGTTAGAACCAGGGGGACACAGTCGGTGAGTGATTATACTTGCAATGGGCGTCATGTGTTTGTTCATACGCGGGATCTTGAAAGACCTCTCGTTGGTTCGATTCTTCAGAGCATGTGGGGTGTGTCCTCGACTCATCTGACGTGGAGCCCGAGGCATAACTCGACGTTAGTTGACTACACATGGAGCGTGGGGCAGACGCCGTTCGGACCGTTCTCTGATATCTCGTCTCTTTCGTTTGTTCAGAAAGACGCTGCTAAGAGAAACGTTATTCTGACGTCGTTGAACACGACTATCTCGAGCGCGATCGATGTTATTGATTCAACGGTTGCTTACGGAGGAGAGTCGGTCCTTGTGAAACAGAACCGGCACTCTGAGTTCATGCAGAGGTGGAATCTTTTGAAGTACAAGATGGAGAAATCTGTTTCTGCTCTGTCGCATAATGACTTTGAGATGGCGTTGTTCTACCTGAGATCGGCTTCTCACGACTTGTACTCGATGCATTCAGTGGTGTACTTGGCGTCACAGGAGGTGGAAGCGAGTCTCAACTGTTTTAAAGATCCTCCGTTCCCGTGGGGAGCTGTTTCAGTGTCTGGAGTAGGGTTAGTGGCTTTGAGTTACGTGTACGCTAAAAGAGATAGGCTCTTCAAGAGCAAAAGAAAACAGTTCTGA